Proteins found in one Diorhabda carinulata isolate Delta chromosome 11, icDioCari1.1, whole genome shotgun sequence genomic segment:
- the LOC130899333 gene encoding acyl-coenzyme A thioesterase 13-like, which translates to MYIIPYSNSRNSIMCKEILAQHISKILKETKSFEKCLKHLKFLSLGDGKCKAELKVSEENTNLMGTLHGGLSATLLDCVSTYGLHSHKNASGVRSVSVNINVSYIGSAKVGDHVVIESDTLKFGKNLAFCEIVIKNRENGKILVKGEHTKFLLD; encoded by the coding sequence atgtatataattcCATACTCTAATAGCCGGAATTCAATTATGTGTAAAGAGATTTTAGCgcaacatatttcaaaaatattgaaagaaacaaaatcattcgaaaaatgtttgaaacatttaaaattcCTATCACTAGGTGATGGAAAATGCAAGGCAGAATTAAAAGTTTCAGAGGAAAACACGAACCTAATGGGCACGTTACATGGAGGACTCTCTGCAACGTTGTTAGATTGTGTATCCACCTACGGTCTCCATTCTCATAAAAATGCTTCAGGAGTTAGAAGTGTTTCTGTAAATATAAATGTTTCTTATATCGGTTCTGCAAAAGTAGGCGACCATGTTGTTATAGAATCCGATACTTTGAAATTCGGAAAGAATCTTGCTTTTTGTGAAATAGTcattaaaaatagagaaaatggAAAGATTTTAGTTAAAGGTGAACACACAAAGTTTCTACTGGATTAG